The following proteins are encoded in a genomic region of Phragmites australis chromosome 9, lpPhrAust1.1, whole genome shotgun sequence:
- the LOC133929358 gene encoding pollen-specific leucine-rich repeat extensin-like protein 2 gives MPLRAELVAMAATVDPRAKAPAAPPHHLEPWARQPPAAHRMPVVLPAAASQAGGGCFGRDRRGPSSHRRAGASQVVGEDPYDGGIEELRAKLMGHLRDAADRLHVPRPSPSLPPPPPPKTASPPPEADSEPEPELRAPPPPAPLPPPPLPQQQPQADATTRPWNLRERTQRRPAAAARSWAASVPSSSSRRRRKRAPFSVSLTTEEIEEDIYALTGARPRRRPRKRPRVVQRQLDSLFPGLWLTEFTADAYRVPDE, from the exons ATGCCTCTGCGGGCCGAGTTGGTGGCCATGGCGGCCACGGTAGATCCGCGGGCGAAGGCGCCGGCCGCGCCGCCGCACCACCTCGAGCCGTGGGCGCGTCAGCCACCTGCCGCCCACCGCATGCCCGTCGTCCTCCCCGCCGCAGCCTCCCAAGCGGGTGGCGGTTGTTTCGGCCGCGATCGCCGCGGGCCGTCGTCCCACCGGCGGGccggcgcctcccaggtcgtcggCGAGGATCCTTACGACGGCGGGATCGAGGAGCTCCGGGCCAAGCTCATGGGCCACCTGCGCGATGCCGCCGACCGGCTTCATGTGCCCCGGCCTAGTCCTTcgcttcctcctccgccgccgccgaagacCGCTAGTCCACCGCCGGAGGCAGACTCCGAGCCCGAGCCGGAGCTCAGGGCGCCGCCTCCGCCTGCGCCTCTGCCTCCACCGCCGCTcccgcagcagcagccacaaGCGGACGCTACCACGAGGCCGTGGAACCTGCGGGAGCGCACGCAGCggcgcccggccgccgccgcaagGTCGTGGGCCGCGTCGGTGCCCTCTTCGTCGTCGCGGAGGCGACGCAAGCGCGCTCCGTTCTCCGTGTCCCTGACGACGGAGGAGATCGAGGAGGACATCTACGCGCTGACCGGCgcccggccgcggcggcggccgaggaaGCGGCCTCGCGTCGTACAGCGGCAGCTCGAT TCGCTGTTCCCCGGGCTGTGGCTGACCGAGTTCACTGCCGACGCATACCGAGTGCCGGACGAGTAG
- the LOC133929899 gene encoding uncharacterized protein LOC133929899 — translation MESSPAATMAPPSASSSRSRDPLLLSSFDLPAGWGCRRPMAFCRDIDAHVVTEPDAAATVPQNNAPGSPAKGAVAAQLAPAAEEAQEAPRRQWNLRDRTGWRDYRVEDARQHKKLGNMEAGGKKSRGLSVPLTRQEIDADFVAITGQKPPRRPKKRAKNVQRQIEMLSHGSLLSEVTRDRYKVNEVCIKTPSLVSPESALEPWRFETLIGSTLIWCRKGDSELHKHSGGDGFPTEELDRALAGSSELLRERFRVNRFSLWLFIQSTMCVKP, via the exons ATGGAGTCCTCGCCGGCTGCGACCATGGCCCCGCCGTCCGCGTCCTCATCGCGGTCGAGGGACCCCCTCCTCTTAAGCAGCTTCGACCTCCCAGCCGGCTGGGGGTGCCGCAGGCCCATGGCCTTCTGCCGGGACATTGACGCCCACGTCGTCACCGAGCCTGACGCAGCCGCCACCGTGCCCCAGAACAACGCCCCCGGATCGCCGGCGAAAGGAGCCGTGGCGGCCCAGCTCGCGCCTGCGGCGGAAGAGGCCCAGGAAGCTCCCCGGAGGCAGTGGAACCTGCGGGACCGGACGGGCTGGCGGGATTACAGAGTGGAGGACGCGCGGCAGCACAAGAAGCTCGGGAACATGGAGGCCGGCGGCAAGAAGAGCCGAGGGTTATCTGTGCCGCTGACGCGGCAAGAGATCGACGCCGACTTCGTCGCGATCACCGGCCAGAAGCCGCCGCGCCGGCCGAAGAAGCGGGCCAAGAACGTCCAGCGCCAAATCGAG ATGCTTAGCCATGGGAGCTTGCTATCGGAGGTTACCCGCGATCGGTACAAGGTGAACGAAGTATGCATAAAAACTCCATCTCTGGTTTCCCCGGAATCTGCGTTGGAACCTTGGAGGTTTGAGACCCTGATTGGTTCGACTCTTATTTGGTGCAGAAAGGGGGATTCTGAGTTGCACAAGCACAGCGGAGGAGATGGATTTCCAACCGAGGAGCTTGATCGAGCATTGGCTGGCTCATCAGAGTTGCTTAGAGAAAGATTTAGGGTTAATCGCTTCAGTTTGTGGTTGTTTATCCAATCAACCATGTGTGTCAAACCCTAA
- the LOC133929900 gene encoding formin-like protein 18, translated as MVLMATDSDHHPTAKPAPEPPAPASPSPAPAMRTRLHSFSFPTLSWGAHRLLRCSKDGSSASTSPPPHPQTPSPEKEKPQGQGSPGAAGASQPPRPWNLRTRRSASVAPPALRPEGAGKAGQAQQPLAPPPPEARKRSFSVALTKEEIAEDFAAIRGTRPPRRPKKRPRAVQRQLDMLYPGLSLADVTLDSYKIEERLLAP; from the exons atgGTCCTCATGGCCACCGACTCCGACCACCATCCCACGGCCAAGCCCGCACCAGAGCCTCCCGCCccggcgtcgccgtcgccggctCCCGCCATGCGCACCCGCCTCCACAGCTTCTCCTTCCCGACGCTCAGCTGGGGCGCGCACCGCCTCCTCCGCTGCTCCAAGGACGGCTCCTCCGCATCCACCTCCCCGCCACCGCACCCGCAGACGCCGTCTCCGGAGAAGGAGAAGCCCCAGGGCCAGGGTTCCCCGGGCGCTGCGGGCGCGTCTCAGCCACCGCGGCCCTGGAACCTACGCACCCGCCGCTCTGCTTCCGTGGCGCCGCCTGCGTTGAGACCGGAGGGCGCGGGGAAGGCGGGTCAGGCGCAGCAGCCgctcgcgccgccgccaccggaggCGAGGAAGAGGAGCTTCTCCGTCGCGCTGACCAAGGAGGAGATTGCCGAGGACTTCGCCGCCATCCGCGGCACGCGCCCACCGCGCCGGCCCAAGAAGCGCCCGCGCGCCGTGCAGCGCCAGCTCGAT ATGTTGTATCCAGGATTATCTCTCGCGGACGTGACTCTGGACTCGTACAAGATCGAGGAG AGGTTATTGGCGCCGTGA